The DNA window ATGGTGGGCCACTCTCCTGGACGAGGGCGTCCTGCGGTCGTGGATTGTGAGCGTTGGTCGCCGAGATGCGCACGAGCGTGTCGCCCATCTCCTTTGCGAGATGCACACGAAAATGACCATGATCGGGCTTGTTCATGGCGACCGGCTTGCGCTCCCGCTGACACAGGATGAACTTGCTGATGCGACCGGCCTGACCAGCGTACACGTCAACAGGACACTCCAGCAACTTCGCAGTGAAAACCTGATTGAGATCGGAAGCGGGAGCCTGACCGTGCTCGACGTCGCCCGCTTGCGGGACGCGGCTGGGTTCAACCCGAACTACCTCCACGCGAAGCGGCAGATCCGGTAGCCGCTACGCTCGGCCGCTCCAGCACATATAAAGCTTTCCTTATATGTCGCCCTCGGCTAGTGGCCGCGCATCGGCGCCCGGTACGGCGCGGTCATTCATTCATTCGGAGAATCTTACGTGGCGACGCAGGTGGAAACCCGCTTCAACGACTATGTTGTGAAGGACATCGGCCTTGCCGATTTCGGCCGCAAGGAGATCGAGATCGCCGAGACGGAGATGCCGGGCCTGATGGCGCTCCGCTCCGAATATGGCGCGTCGAAGCCGCTGAAGGGCGCGCGGATCACCGGTTCGCTGCACATGACGATCCAGACCGCGGTGCTGATCGAGACGCTGATCGAGCTCGGCGCCGAAGTGCGCTGGGCCAGCTGCAACATCTTTTCGACCCAGGACCATGCCGCCGCGGCGATCGCAGCGCGCAACATCCCGGTGTTCGCGATCAAGGGCGAGACGCTCGAGGAATATTGGCAATATGTCGAGCGCATCTTTGACTGGGGAAGCGACCAGACCTGCAACATGATCCTGGACGATGGCGGCGACGCGACGATGTTCGCCCTATGGGGCGCGCGCGTCGAGGCAGGCGAGGAGCTGTTCGCGCCGTCGAACGAGGAAGAGGAAGTGTTCGTCGCGACGCTTCAGCGCTTCATCAAGGAGCGTCCGGGCTACCTCACCAAGACGGTCGAGACGATCAAGGGCGTGTCGGAAGAAACGACCACCGGCGTCCACCGCCTCTATGACCTCGCCAAGAAGGGCAAGCTCCCGTTCCCGGCGATCAACGTCAACGACAGCGTCACCAAGTCGAAGTTCGACAATCTCTACGGCTGCAAGGAGTCGCTGGTCGACGCGATC is part of the Sphingomicrobium sp. genome and encodes:
- the ahcY gene encoding adenosylhomocysteinase, whose translation is MATQVETRFNDYVVKDIGLADFGRKEIEIAETEMPGLMALRSEYGASKPLKGARITGSLHMTIQTAVLIETLIELGAEVRWASCNIFSTQDHAAAAIAARNIPVFAIKGETLEEYWQYVERIFDWGSDQTCNMILDDGGDATMFALWGARVEAGEELFAPSNEEEEVFVATLQRFIKERPGYLTKTVETIKGVSEETTTGVHRLYDLAKKGKLPFPAINVNDSVTKSKFDNLYGCKESLVDAIRRATDVMLAGKVACVAGFGDVGKGSAASLRNGGARVLVTEIDPICALQAAMEGYEVVTMEEATQRADIFVTATGNMDVITLDHMRAMKNMAIVCNIGHFDSEIQIGALSNMKWTEIKPQVDEVEFPDGKKIIVLSKGRLVNLGNATGHPSFVMSSSFTNQVLAQIELWQNTDQYKNDVYVLPKHLDEKVAALHLDKLGVKLTKLNDKQAAYIGVTPEGPFKPEHYRY